In the genome of Arabidopsis thaliana chromosome 4, partial sequence, the window ATGAAGCTAACAGCTGGTAGATGCTTATCTACATGAGGGATATCACTAGAGAAATCCCAAACATAGATAAAGCCATAGGAAGCATACTGGTAAACCTTGTGATCTTTGTGATTATAGATAATTTGATCTTTCATCCGAATGTGACAAGCGGGAGCGAATCGCCATGTGTCATCACCTTTCTttgtaaaaaaacatttgttataGATGGGCCAAACAACTAGGTAATCTTTGGTTATGTTGTTTATCCAGAGACAAGCTGATCGGTAGTATTTGAAGTTTGGATAGCACATATTTGGATTGATAGAGGTGGAATGTGGTAGATCAATCCTCTCTAACGTCAATGGATTAAGAATGTAGAGATTCCGAAGATGGTTAAACATCAAGAGCCAGCTACCGTAAGTCGCAAGACAAATACTTTGTGCAAAGTCAACACCGAGATCTCGAGTCTTGTAAACTTTGTCGTTATCATCAGGAACGAATAAAACACAGTTATTGCTACTATTGTTTTCGCTCTTTTGAGGGAAAAGTATCATCCACGGAATCTGATTTCGTTTGGGAACGCAGCCTCTCGAAGCAGAGTTCCATGACCTACAAACTAATTTTGCTCGATTGAGATTTGTGAAACTCAGTTGTTCGAAAATACTTCGTAACAAGTCCGGACAAAGCTCCGACCACTTGGGAATC includes:
- a CDS encoding F-box protein (DUF295) (CONTAINS InterPro DOMAIN/s: F-box domain, cyclin-like (InterPro:IPR001810), F-box domain, Skp2-like (InterPro:IPR022364), Protein of unknown function DUF295 (InterPro:IPR005174); BEST Arabidopsis thaliana protein match is: F-box family protein with a domain of unknown function (DUF295) (TAIR:AT2G05970.1); Has 496 Blast hits to 483 proteins in 13 species: Archae - 0; Bacteria - 0; Metazoa - 0; Fungi - 0; Plants - 496; Viruses - 0; Other Eukaryotes - 0 (source: NCBI BLink).) gives rise to the protein MDQSDKNPNRRLRVIPKWSELCPDLLRSIFEQLSFTNLNRAKLVCRSWNSASRGCVPKRNQIPWMILFPQKSENNSSNNCVLFVPDDNDKVYKTRDLGVDFAQSICLATYGSWLLMFNHLRNLYILNPLTLERIDLPHSTSINPNMCYPNFKYYRSACLWINNITKDYLVVWPIYNKCFFTKKGDDTWRFAPACHIRMKDQIIYNHKDHKVYQYASYGFIYVWDFSSDIPHVDKHLPAVSFISGREIGDKNKYYRISHQMVMSLSGEVVVVKIMHYYDLSRWRFRIFELNPLTQRWVKVDSLGDAAIILDMGITVVAKDIPGIKKNSIYFSGLNHPLTDPECRFVYDLTTGTMEPLPQCVLSSMLFSDSRWFLPGFTS